A stretch of Henckelia pumila isolate YLH828 chromosome 4, ASM3356847v2, whole genome shotgun sequence DNA encodes these proteins:
- the LOC140862805 gene encoding uncharacterized protein, whose amino-acid sequence MHLPSRLVPEYEGVQKFIAQARLYAKTREVILCPCKKCKNKKYLKFDEVYDHLIIKGIDPSYTTWVFHGEIYNPQLQGEGSSRGAQVEENKNRDAYNLYRDSFVPNEEIGHTMIEARDNEFADLLEDAESPLFPGCTTYTKLLVALSLHNYKSTNGHTDHSFNELLKILGEMLPEKHTLPDSIYSMKKLLKPFDLGYEKIHACPNDCCLFRNEFKDLNSCPKCGSSRWKVDKVTAKIHKGVPEKVLRYFPVIPRLKRMFKSEEMAEDLIWHANHKSQDHMMRHPVDSVAWDTINHKWLAFALDPRNLRLGLATDGFNPFGDLSSRYSCWPVILVNYNLPPLVCMAKENLMLTLLIPGPKQPENDIDVYLEPLVEDLKKLWDTGVEAHDAFSKSMFNLKAILMWTINDFPAYGNVSGCTTKGRFSCPICGEDVCSMWLKYNRKFAYMGHRRYLAHDHPFRKKKKWFNGKKESKGKPKLLNGLEILTTVKDIENYWGKNKKGETINTTRKKRKEVDSSEKVQKTVKMWKKKSIFFDLPYWSGLMLRHNLDVMHVEKNVSENIIETLLNVKKKSKDGINARKT is encoded by the exons ATGCATCTGCCTTCAAGGCTTGTACCCGAATATGAAGGAGTTCAAAAATTTATTGCACAAGCTAGACTTTATGCCAAAACACGTGAAGTAATCTTATGTCCTTGCAAGAAATGTAAAAATAAGaagtatttgaaatttgatgAAGTGTATGATCATCTGATCATTAAGGGGATCGATCCTTCTTACACAACATGGGTCTTTCATGGTGAAATATATAACCCACAACTTCAAGGTGAAGGTAGTTCAAGAGGAGCTCAGgtagaagaaaataaaaatagagaTGCATATAACTTATACAGGGACTCTTTCGTGCCAAATGAAGAGATTGGACACACAATGATTGAGGCAAGAGATAATGAGTTTGCTGATTTATTAGAAGATGCAGAAAGTCCTCTATTCCCTGGTTGTACGACTTACACAAAGTTGTTAGTAGCACTCTCATTACACAACTACAAGTCTACTAATGGCCACACTGACCATAGTTTCAATGAGCTCCTTAAGATCTTAGGTGAGATGCTTCCAGAAAAACACACTCTTCCAGACTCTATTTACTCAATGAAAAAGCTGTTAAAACCATTTGATCTAGGATATGAGAAAATTCATGCTTGTCCAAACGATTGTTGTTTATTCAGAAATGAGTTTAAGGATTTGAACTCATGTCCAAAGTGTGGTTCTTCTAGATGGAAGGTGGACAAAGTCACTGCCAAAATTCATAAAGGAGTTCCTGAAAAGGTGCTACGATATTTTCCAGTGATACCAAGATTGAAAAGGATGTTTAAATCTGAAGAAATGGCTGAAGACCTGATTTGGCACGCCAACCACAAAAGTCAAGATCATATGATGCGACATCCAGTTGATTCAGTAGCTTGGGATACAATAAATCATAAGTGGCTAGCTTTTGCATTGGATCCTAGAAATCTCCGACTTGGTCTTGCGACAGATGGATTCAATCCTTTTGGTGACCTTAGTTCTAGATATAGTTGTTGGCCGGTTATTTTGGTAAATTACAACCTTCCTCCATTGGTGTGCATGGCGAAGGAAAATCTTATGCTGACATTATTGATTCCTGGTCCTAAGCAACCCGAAAATGATATAGATGTGTACCTAGAGCCCCTTGTGGAAGATTTGAAGAAGTTGTGGGACACGGGTGTGGAGGCACATGATGCATTTAGCAAGTCAATGTTCAACTTGAAGGCTATTTTGATGTGGACAATCAATGATTTTCCAGCTTATGGAAATGTATCAGGATGTACTACAAAAGGCAGATTTTCTTGCCCAATATGTGGTGAAGATGTATGTTCTATGTGGCTTAAGTACAATAGAAAGTTTGCATATATGGGCCATAGGAGATATCTTGCTCATGATCATCCATTTCGTAAGAAAAAGAAGTGGTTTAATGGGAAAAAAGAGAGTAAAGGGAAACCTAAACTTTTGAATGGGTTAGAAATTCTCACGACAGTAAAAGACATTGAAAATTATTGGggcaaaaataaaaaaggagAGACTATTAATACTACAAGGAAAAAGAGGAAGGAAGTAGATAGCTCCGAGAAGGTACAAAAAACAGTTAAAATGTGGAAGAAAAAATCAATCTTTTTCGATTTGCCATATTGGAGT GGGCTGATGCTACGTCATAACTTAGATGTCATGCATGTCGAAAAGAATGTCAGCGAGAATATCATAGAAACATTGTTAAACGTGAAGAAAAAATCAAAAGATGGTATTAATGCTCGCAAGACTTGA